The Ignicoccus islandicus DSM 13165 sequence AAAGAGAGCGTTTCGAGCGTGGACGTTTGTTCCGATAAGCTTGTTCTAGGAGGACTGATCTTCGTTTATCTATTCAATATCTCTAACCCACTTGAACCGAAGCTATTATGGAGGAAGGACTTTGAGGGCCTGCTGGTTGCCTCTTCGGTCCGCTTCTCGCCGAATTGCAGCTCAATAGCCGTTGCATCCTATTACGGGAGAAAGGTGTACTTCTTGGACCTTGGGGGTAACGTAATAGGGGAACTGAGCTTCGGGGACAAAGTAACTGACTTGGATTGGAAGCGTTACTTGGCAGTTGGTCTAGAAAACGGAACCTTCTACTTGTTTGGAAATTTGAGCGCACCGAAGGCCTTTACTGTAACGGAGACGGTAACGAAGGAGCTAGTTAGAACGGCTACTGAGACCGTAACTACTCACTTATACACAACCGTTCTATTAACTTCTACAAAGACTGTTACATTTACGAGCACTGAAACGGTCACTGTAAAGGAAGATTTGAACAAGTTTTTGATAACAGTAGCAGCGATAGTGGTTGCCGTCTCAGCAGTGAACGGTCTGCTCTTGTTCAAATTCGTGATTAGAAGGCACTAACCGTTTTTAGAGACCTTTTCGATGCTATAAAGGGTCTTTAGCTTGATCGAAACCGTTTTCCTCATCTTCTTAGCCCTGGCTATCGTAACTCCCCTCGCGAGGAGTTCAATAAAGGTAATAAACGAGTATCAGAGAGGAGTGGTGTTTCGATTAGGTAGGTACTCGGGGATCGTTGGTCCCGGCTTAGTGGTGGTAATTCCCGTAATAGATTACTTGAGAATAATTGATATGAGGGTTACTGTCGCTGACGTTCCTGAACAAAGGGCCTTAACCAAGGACAACGTAGAAGTTACAGTGGACGCTGTAGTTTACTACAGGGTCGTGGATCCGGAGAAAGCCGTTACGAGCGTGGAAGATTTCCAAGAAGCAGTAAGGTTGTTAGCTCAGACTACATTAAGAGAGGTAATAGGTCAAGTGGAGCTAGACGAGTTACTAAGCAAAAGGCAAGAACTGAATTTAAAGATGCAAGAAGCAATGGATGAAATTACAGAGAAATGGGGGATAAAGGTAGTTAGGGTTACAATAAAGGAAATAAAATTGCCGGAAGAGCTACTTAGAGCTATCGCTAAGCAAGCTGAAGCCGAGAGGTGGAGGAGGGCCAAGATAATAGAGGCCGAAGGCGAGAAGCAAGCCTCGAGCTTACTGACGGAGGCAGCGAAGCTGTACGAAGAACACCCTGTAGCTCTTAGGCTAAGGGAGCTCCAAATGCTTCTAGAAATAGCTAAGGAGAAGAACCTAATAGTAATTGAAAGGGGAGACGGAATTGGCCTACCAGTTGCCTTAGCGAAGGGCGTTAGTAACCCATCTACAGAAGAAAAACGCACCTAATCAATGTAATAGAATCGATGCCTGTATTAGGTTTTCATGCCTCCGAGAGTTAGGACCTATGGATTATGGACGCCCAACAGTACCTTTTAGGAATAGCTCTAATAAGCGTCATCGTAATACTCTTGATCTTCTCAAGCTCCGCCAAGAAAGACGAAATAGTAGGGAAGAAGGGGAGAGTAGTAAAGATCAATAAAGAAACATGGGTAGAGATTGAAGGGGAACTATGGAAGGCGCGATCAGAGGAGAAATTAAGCGAAGGAGATGAAATAGAAGTTTTAAGGAGAGTTGGCTTAACCTTAGAAGTAAAGAAAGTGGAAAAGAAGGATGACAATATATAGAATACGAAATAACTATGATGAAGTGAGATTAGAGACGGAATACGACTTATAGAGACTAACCGGTTAGGTCTATTCTTTTTAGGGATGTTTTCGTATTTCTTTCTTGCAAAGAGGTAATATGTAATGAGAAGGCTATTTGCACTACTAGTCTTAGGTATGATCGGCTTTTCGTTGAACCTAACGTTAGTCGGAAAGGCCGAAGTTGACGGAAATCCTATAAAGGTATTTATCGGCAAGGGTTATTCTATAATAGCAACTTATCAAGGGAAAATCTACGCAACTGATCTAAGTGGTAGGGTTCTAGGAGAGTACGATTTAGGAGAAGAGATATACGGAATGGACGTAAGTGGATCCGTAGTATACGTTACGACCATGGGCTTCGTTCACGCTTTCTCCTTAAACTTAAGGCCTCTAGCAAGCATCGAGGTAGAAGAAGGATTTTCGGGTGCAATAGATGTAATTGGACCTTTCGCAGTGTTAGCTTTCTACAACATAGGTCTATTTCACTTAGATTTGGTAAACGAAGAGGCGAAACTCGTTTGGGGATACAAGGGACTGAACGGCGTAATGCCCTTGGCCTTAAAGATAGCGTTTAGCCCATATCAGGAACGAGCTGAAATAATATTTGGGGATATGGAAGGTAAGCTGTATTCAGTAAACCTCAAAGGGGAAGTGCTGAACAGCGGGAATTACGGCGACGTAATACTCTCTATTGACAATTGCGGAAACTTAATTGCCATCTCGAAGGACGGCGGTTTCCTAGTAGGTTCCGGAGAGAAGGGTAAGCTTATAGAGAAAGAGACCAAGGGACCGACTTTCGTAGCTTTCGACGACCTATGCTCGAAGCTAGCAGTCGCAGAGAACGGCAAGTTAACTATATACGACCTAAGCGGTAAGGTAATAACTCAAGAGGAAATAGGTAAACCGGTAACCCTCTCGTGGTCTAGAGGAATAATAGCCATTGCTGAGAAAGGGAAAGGGGAAGTTAAGTTCTACGTCCTGGGTACGAACGCAGAACTCCCTACAAAAGAGATAGGCGAGATTAAGGAAGTTGAAAAGGTTAACGAAACCCTTCCATCCTTAGGTTAATTTTTACCTATCCATTTCCGCTACGCACGTGTCTAAGCTTATGTACGTAGCCAAGAAGTCTTGTAACAACAAGTTCCTTCCTATGTACTTCAAGCTTAAGGTATGGATGAACACTGGCGATCTCATGTGGACCCTCCACGGCCTCATCCTAGCCTTGGGATCCTTCGGATTGGCGACCACTAATACGCCGTTCTCCCCTCTGGCTCCTTCGTGAATTCCGTAAGCCATTCCTACTTCTCTGGGGAACGGCGGTACCCTCTTCAAATGAGTTCCTAGGTCCCCCCTAGTGGTTAAGGTCTTGAGGACTTGCCTAACTATGTTTAAGCTCTGCTTTATTTCTTCGTACCTTATCAGAACCCTATCTAAGTTATCGCCTCTGGTGCCTATAGCTCCATCGAACTCTAGCGCGTCGTAGCCCATGTAAGGTTTGTTTATTCTGTAGTCCCAAGCCACTCCAGTGCTCCTTAAGTTAGGCCCAGTCCATCCGTACTTTATAGCAGTTTCGGAACTAACCGGGCTGACTCCCTCGAGCCTCATTACTACAAGCGGGTTCTCCAAGCTCAAATCAATTAATTTCTCAAAGTGCTTCTCGAATCTAACAATAACCTTCTCTGCAATATCCCTAAATCCTTGAGGTAAGTCCCTAGCGACTCCTCCGAACCTTATGTAATTGAAGGTCATTCTCTGACCGGTCAGCATTTCTAATAAGTTAATGAACGCCTCTCTATCCCTAACGGCCCACGCGAAGCCAGTGAGCTGGTTGATGTTTTCCAAGAACGAACCTATGTAAAGTATGTGAGATTGTATTCTGCTTAGCTCAGCCGCTAGGATTCTTAGCAAATTGGCCCTCTCGTCCACCTTGGCTCCTAGAAGCTCTTCAACAGCTAAGACGTAAGGAATTTCCCACCCTATTCCATCTACGTAGCACTGCCTATCTAAGAGAGGTATTACCTTTAAGTACTCCTTCTGCTCGAAGATCCATTCCACTCCTCTGTGAACGTAGCCGATCCTAGGTATTACGTCCCTCACTATTTCGCCTTCCAATCCCAGTAAGAAGCCGGCCGGACCGTGGGTAGCCGGGTGCTGTGGACCAACGTGCACGTAAACTAAATCGTCTCTTAACTTGTCTTTGTCCTCGACGTCAGTGCCCTTAATCTCGTTCCAGTCAACCTTAGGTAGATTGGTGTAACCTCCGGAGTCCTTCAGTAAGGGAAACCTGTCTTTAGGGAATAACCTCGGGTCTTCCGAGAGCAACAGCTTCCTTATCCTACCCCATCTCTTATAGTCGGGGTGGTTTAGGAAGTTCACTCCGAACATTTCATACGTTTCGTTCTCATGCCATTCTACACCCGGAAAAATATCGGCTAGGGAGGGAATCTCTCTCTTATCTCTATCTAGCTTAGTACTTAGCGCAACGGTCTTAGCGTCTGAGAGCCTGTGAAGAACGAGGAGCAACTGGACTTTCTTCTCTGCAGGCCAATCAACGGCAGTTAACATTTGCGGATACAAGTATCCGTCTTCCTTGAGCTGGTAAGCGCTCTCGTACCAACCTTGAGGTTCGACTTCCACGTAAGTTAAGTTGCTCCACTCCTTCCTATTTACCTCCCACGTTAGCTTCATTCTCGTTCACCTCCCCAGCTTTTCTCTTACCATGGATATATCTCTTCATGGGATCTACTAGCTTCTTATTAGAACCTTCCCTATCGTTAACGGGATATTTAGTTAGCTTAGCTTCGCTCAGATCCCCTCCCCTGATTAATTCTTCCATTTTCAAGATAGACCGTATTAGAGCCTCGGGCCTGGGAGGACATCCGGCCAAGTTAACAACGTACGTCTGTTTTCGAATCTCCTCCGGAAGGGACCTTATCAGCTCGTGAATTCCGTCTAGAACGTACTCGCTCTCCCACCAAGGCCCACCGTTTATAGCGCACTCACCCATTACTATAACGTACCTAGGACCGGGCGTTTGCATGAATAACCTTCTCAGTCTCTCAGCTATTTTCCTATTGACGGGGCCATTGACCAATATTACGTCTACTTGCCTAGGAGTGGCCCTCGCCAAAACGCCTATCCTCTCGAAATCGTGAAAAGCGAAACCTGCTTGCATCATTTCTATTGCGCAACACATTATACCTAAGTGGAGGAGCCACAGACTGTTCCTTCTGGCCCACTTAACGCCCCTTCCAATTGGTTGTATCTTCTTCAAATCCGGTCTCTTAACTAACTTAAACGCCATGGAAATCACCTCATCCAGACCATTATTCTAATCTTCCTCATCCACGCTATTCCGGCGAGTAGCGCAAAGAATAGCATACTTAATCCAATTAACGCATTAATGGACGGATTGTTAGCTCCGACTAGCGCTAGGGCACCAGTAACTTCTGCAACGAAGAAGGCTATCAAGTAGGGGAAGAAGTTCACTGTATACCTAACTTCCTTGGGATCACCTAAGGTAAGTTCACCGCACTCATAGGTCTCGTACTTATCGGGGTGTTCGGGGGTTGGGTCTTCAAGCAACTTGTTGATAACGAGGGAGCCGCCTTCCAAGACGGCTCCGACTGCCATTGCGGTCGCTACTGCTGTTATGGCTATAGCTCCAGGCTCGATCATCCCGGTACCACCCCCGTTAGAGCTAGTGGAGTTTGAGTAACCGCGGTCTTTAAGGGTCCCATTACCAGATGGGGCATGATTCCTATTATGACGCTTATTGCCAGTAAGTAGAGTATTGGACCTATGTGGTAGAACTTAACGTCTTTTTCGAGCTTCACTGGAGGTCTAGTGAAGAGCATTCTCTGTCCATCCCATACCAAGTAGCCTGTAACGGTAGCTATAGCTAACAGCAAGAAAGCGGCAACTATCGTTCCAGCCGAAGTTTGCTTGGCCATGCCCAAGCTCGAGGCTACCAAGCTAAGTTCAGCCGGATATCCGGAAGTACCTGGCAGTCCGAAACCGGCGAATATTGCTATCATTATTACGGTACTCATGATAGGGACAACGAAGGCGAGTCCCCTTATCTTCGGTATTTCTCTCGTATGTAGGTAATGCTTAATGACTCCGCTTAAGAGGAATAGCGCACCTACTACGAAGCTGTGTGATATCATTTCGAATACTGAACCAACGAAGCCGAGGTAAGAAGCGTTACCTATCCCCATTCCCCATATCGCCGCGCCTATTGTTGACATGCTCATGTGGCTTATACTGGTGTAAGCAACTACTCTCTTGAAGTCTACTTGAGCTATTGCAACGGTGGCAGCGTAAGCGGCTGCTAAGGCCGCCCAAATTGCTATGAACGGTAGGTACATCATTAGCATGTAGGGTACTATTCCCAAAGTTATCCTAATGAAGGCGTATCCTCCCATCTTAAGCATTAGGGATGCCAGTATCACTGAGCTCGGGCTAGGCGCCTCTACGTGAGCTGCTGGCAACCAAGTGTGGAAAGGCGGAACTGGCACCTTTATGAAGAACGCTAAGAGGGTTAGCCAAGCGAACGCCGCTTTAACCCACTCTGGAGCTACGCTTAGTCCGGCGGCGAAGTCCTTCATGTCGAAGGTGTGGGAGCCGTAGAGCCACCCTAAGGCTATGGCCACTAAGAGCATCATTCCTCCTATTTGCGTATATACGAAGAACTTGTAGGCCGCGTAGACCTTCCTCTCACCGCCCCAATAGAGTATGTGTATGAACATTGGTAGTAGAGTGAACTCCCAGAATAGGTAGAACCAGAAGAGGTTCCACGAGGCGAATACTCCTATTAGGGCTGCCTCAGCAGTAAACATTAGCGCTAGGTAAAGTTTCGCCCTCTCTTCTATTTCCCAACTCGCTGCCCAAGCAACGGCAATGAATATCAAGCCGGTAATGGCAAGGAAGAGGGCCGATAGGGAGTCAACTCTAAAGGTTAGATCGGCGCCTATCTGATGCAAACCCGGTAGTACGTAGTTCTCGTAGTACGGCTCCTCTATGCCCCTAAGTATCGGAGATACTAGTAGTAAGGCAACAATTATCGTCAATATTATTGACGCTTGCTTAGCTCTCCTATCGCTAACTAACATTACGCCAACGGAACTAACGAGCGATAATATTATAGCAGCAAGGAGCTCGCACATTTCTTACCACCCCACGCCTATAGTTAGAATTAACGTTATCACGATTACCAATGCTAGACCAGCCACCGAAAGGACGAGGTATAGGTTTATATCTCCCGATTGTAGACGCCATAAAGCCCTTCCAATTCTAACTGCGGCCCTCGCCAAACCATCTATTACCTTTTCGTCCCACAAGTCCTCGTCTGCTAACCTGACGCTCACTGCCCAGCTCCAAGCATAGAACCTACCTATAACGAAAGCAGTGTTTACTAAGAAGTTGGTGTAGGCTCTTTCTACTAGATCAGTGATCTTTGCAACTACCCTTATCCAGAAGTTGGCTACCCCATGATATAGCTCGTGGAACCATAATTCTTTATATAGAGGATACCATATGTAATAAATGAGTTTGTTCTTAACTATTCCATAAAGCGAGTAGTAAGCTATTGGAGTTAGGAAACCTAGTATCGCTAAAGTTAGAGCCACGTTACCCAAAGGCAACTCGACTTTCTCACCGTGAGCGTGGGCGTGGTAGTGAAGGGCCTCCTCAAGCGTATATACTATTATCGGACCGGAGACGAGTACTATGGCAGCCAATGATACTAGCGCGAACCTCATGGCGGGTCCGGCGTCGTGAACGCTCGCTTCCGGATGACCTTCCTTCCATCTCTCGTTACCGAAGAAGGTTAAGTAAAGCAATCTACCGCTATAAAATCCAGTTAGACCAGCAGCCACTGTTAACAAGATACCGACTATGGTTGAATGGGGAACTGGGCTGTGCAATGAGCTCTCAATTATCAGTTCCTTCGACCACCATCCCGCGAACGGCGGTATGCCTACTAGGCTCAGTAAGGCTATCAAGGTTGTAAAGAAGGTCACCTTCATGTATTTCCATAGACCACCCATGTTGAACATGTCCCTAGATTCGTAGGGATCGTGAAGGACGTGCTCTAATGCGTGAATAACGGCGCCTGCCCCTAGGAAGAGGAGCGCCTTGAAGAAGGCATGTATGTATAGGTGAGCTGCGCCGGCCAGCAAGCTTCCGAGGCCTAGGGCAGCGAACATGTAGCCGAGTTGGCTCATGGTTGAGAATGCTATTACTTTCTTTATATCTCTGGCAGCTGAACCGAAGAGTCCGGCCACGAAAGCGGTAATGGCACCTATTAGAGCGATCGCGTCCATTAAGCTCAGGTTGTAAATTACGTAGGACTCGTAAAGCGGGAAGAGTCTAGCTATGAGGTAAGCTCCGGCAGCAACCATAGTAGCCGAGTGAAGAACTGCCGAAACGGTAGTTGGGCCCTCCATTGCATCTGAGAGCCAAGGGTGGAAGGGCATTTGAGCGCTCTTTCCTAACGCTCCTATGCTCACGCCAACGAGAATAGCAGTTAAAGCGACTGCCCCGAATAGCTTCTGATGAGTAAGTTCTATACTATGGGAAATTTGGAGAACGTTGCCCGTTCCGGCTAACGCAATTAAGGCCCCAACGCCAGCTAGGAAGAACACGTCCGCCGTCCTAGTAACCAATATGGCCTTCCTTCCAGCTCTAACTGCGTTAGGACCGACCTTGGGGTGGTACCAGTAGTACGAAATAAGAAGGAACGAGGCCGCTCCTACGAGCTCCCAGAACAGCAATATCAAGATGAGGTTTGAAGATAACACTATTCCTTCCATAGAGGCCAAGAAGAGAAGCATTTCGCTGTAGTACCTATGAGGTCCCCTGGCGCCTTCCATGTATTCCCAACTATAGACCAAATCGAGGAACGTTATGATTGCAACGACCAAAGCCATGATGGAAGATATAGTATCTATTAGTAAGCTGAAGTAATTCTCGTGATGACCCACTGGGTACCACGGATAGTACTTCACTTCCAGCTCGTTACCTATGCCTACCGCAGCGAGCGCGATAGCTGCCAAGAGCGTTATTCCAGCTCCTAGGACTCCGAGGGACCACTCCCACCAGTCCTCCCTCTCGCCGGCCCAAGAGGGCTTCACGCGCTTAATTCTATTTTTGTATAAAGGCGTTAAGAGGACTACTATACTCAGCAGTAACGGTAGGGCTATCGGAACTATCGCTACTGGAGGTACCCACCAAGGAACGGGAGAGTGGGTGATGGTCTCCACTTTAGCACCCTTCCAGAAAAAGAGGGCCGATTGATAAAAGGACTACGCGTTCTGATCATTAGGTCAGGCGGGCTCTTAGAAGCAGGCCCGGAGTATAAATTGACCCAACCCATCTACCTTCCTTACCTGTATCGAGAAGTCCTTCGTTTAGGAGATCTAGTACGTTAGCGCTTAGGACCGCTTCCACGTGTTCGCCCTCGTAGAACGCAGGTGAGAGGACTACGCTCATGTAACCCGTCTCCGGGCTCGCAGTGTGAAGTCCGGTTAGGCCTAAGACTTTAACGCCTTCTTCGCTAGCGTTACCGGCTCTAACTATTAGATTGGTGTAGGTAGGGGAAGGCTTGGAGAAGGGATCCTCTCTGAAGCCCCTGCCCTTCTCAATGCCTAATTTATAGCCCCACATTAAGTCCGCTAGGAAGCCCTTGACAACGCCTTTCTCAATAAGGGTCAAGGGCTCGCTCCTCACGCCTTCGTGATCGCATCCGTGAGAGGACGGACCTCCAGATAACCTCGGATGGTCGTCTACGCTCAACTTCTCCGAGAACGCCTTCTTACCTAGTGAAGAGGCCAACGGACTGTGACCTTTGGCTACTTCGTCTGCCATGAACATTTCGATTAAAAAGTCCAAAAGCTCCGCAGAGGCCCTTGGATCGAAGAAGAGCTCCTTCTCGCCTTCGATCCTCTTAGGCCTTATCCTTAAGGCAGCTGCCTCTTCAAAGAGCTTCGAGGTTACTTCGCTAGGTTCGGGCAACTTAGCGTGAGACGTGAAAACGTCCCATACGCTCTTACTAGTGTAGCCACCTTCCTTCTTGCTTACGCTAACGGTCATGGAGGCTTGAGTTGATCTTTCCTCAAATGCCGTGCCCTCGGTATTAGCTATAGCCCAATAAGTAGAGCCAACCGAGATAGAGGAACTTAAGGAGTAACCTTCCTTGAATTCGATGCCTTTAGCTATATCCTCCAGCTCCCCTATTCCCACGTTTTCGAGGGAGGGAGAGTAAATGCCGGCTACTTTCTGACACTTTGATGAAGGGAATCCTTCCCACCATGGTATTTCCTGAGCGAGGTTCGAAATCTTGATCGCTTCCTCGTAGAGCGAGGTAATGATCTCCTTCAAGTCCTTGGTACCGATAGTAGAGGACGCAATTCCAAGTCTCTTGTTCCTCTCAACCCTTACGCTGACTGCACCTACTACTCCGCCCTTGACACCAACTAACTTGTTGTCCTCTATTTCTATATTGTTGTTCTTTTCAATATAGATGAAAACCTCAGCGTTCTCCAATCCTTTAATTGCGCTATCGATCTCTTCTAACAAATCGCTCCTCCACTTGAAAGCTTGGTAAGGAAGATGAAGAAAGTTTTCGTGACGGCATGGGAATGTTGTTATCCAAGGGAGATTAGGGACTTCACTTCGATTTCTGGTCTTGGTCAGCCCCTAACAGTTTCGCTAAGATATCCATTATAGTACCAGCGTCAATTTGATCGCGAGTATTACACTCACAGCAGAATAAGTAGGAATAGATTAGGGCCATTGCATCGCCTAGCCAGGGGCAATAGGGGAACTTGAAGTTATTGTTATCGCTTGATAACGCTGCCCTGACAACTTCATAGAACCATTCCGACCTATCTTTAAGTTTTCCAGTAGCTTTCAAGTAGGTTACGGCTGCTGCTAAAGAGAGGAATTTGCAAAATTGTGTGTTTAGCTTCCCTTTCACGTTGTTTAAAGCACTAGCGAAATTGGAGGCTTTATTATCACCGTAACATGTATCCAGCATATATATAAGGTCTTTGAGAGTATTCTTTATAGCTTTTACCAATTCGTTCTTCTTCTTATCTTCATCAATATCTTTTCCTAGTATTCTCTTTAAGAGATCTTCTCCTTTCATCTCTGATATCTTCTCATGCATCTCTTTTAGTGAACTTAGCAGTCCTTGTACGGTTTTACAATCTCCGTTGCTTGTCCCATAGTTTTCTATAAGCCCGACTAGTTCATTCACACACCTATTTATTTCAAATGCCTTAGCAACATTTTGATCGACGTCCCTTAGTTTATTTTTGATCTTTATACAAATAGCTTCGGTCACTTTTCTAATTAGTTCGCGGGCCTTCTCGTTACTTGAGAAGCTACATAAATCTAATTCGTTATTATTCCCGCTCTTATTTTTACCAGTTTGGATCTTCTTGTATATGAGTTCATTCATGAGCTCATTGATTACATCTTTTACCTCTACCGACTCTTTTGCGTCCTTTTTCAGTGTTATCTCGAGTAACTCGTTGAGCTTATATAAACCAGATTTGCTAGAGTTAGACACTCCCTTTTCACCTATCGAGTTTCTCGCATGATGGATTCATATATCTAACTTCTTAGAATGTTCTACGCCAATTAGAGTGTAATTACATTACTGTATTAGTTGGTAAGGTTGATCGGGGATTGAAGTGTATATCAAATTTAAACAAGGATCTATAAAAGTAGAAGTGATAGGGAACGCATTATACGTAGGAGACGAAATAGTTCTGGATGCGAGAACAATAACGTTTCCGAAAGGAAGCAAGGTTTACTACGCTGAACCTACTAAGAAGAAAATGGTTATAGTAATAGAACATCCTCCGATAAGGTTCGTTGAAGATCCACCTAGGGTAGACTTAGTCGCTAACGATAGGTTTTACTATATGGGGTTCGATGTCAGAGCAACAGACCTGGATTTCGAAAAGTACCTAACAGTAGTAGTACCAGGTTCGTTTTTATATGATTACGTTATAGTTACTTCAAACAAGAGCGAAGTCGCTATGAGCGCAAAGAGGAAAGCATATCTAGAGGAAACTGAAAAAAGTTCGATTATTTACTTATTGTAAGCCCTTCGCTTGAGTAACTTGCGAGAAGCTATGGAAGCCAACCCACCAATCAATGCAACAGACGGAATGCCCTTTTCGGCGCCACTAGAGCTACTGGTTATAATGAGTTCTGACTGCGATGCTGCTATCGGAGTTACTTTATATATTTTCGCATATCCAAATAGAGAAGCTACTACTATCTTGTCACCGCTCCATGCTACATGTCCAAAATCAACTGGATTCACTCTACCCAAAACTTCTCCATCCCTATTAACAACTAAAAGTTTTGAACTCGAAAGTAAAGCTAAGTAGTTGCAATCTTGTGAAAAGGCTTCCATATGAATCCATGGAGATTTATCTATATCTATTAGGTGTGAATTATCAATAACGGGAGTACTGAAAGTCTTTTCCCAGAGAACTTTAGCATGTGAAGGATCGCTTATATCTATCATAGATCTTGTTAGGTAGCTTCGCGTTAGTAAATAGCTTCCGCACGACTCAATTCTTTTAATATGATGAGATTTAGGATTATTTTTAAATATTATTGTTTTGAACGTTATTTTTCCGTCTCTAGGGTTCACTGTGTATAAGTACAAGTAATAGTGTGCATTTCCACTATCGTCATCTTTACTAACTTCCAAGAATAAGTAGAATTGATCATTAGAATTAGACCTTGCAATGAATACTTCTGTAAGACTCCCATCGACAGTGCTCACATTCAATTCAGTTTCCCACTTAAGAGTACCAGAGTAGTCGAGCTTAACGCACTTTACTAACTTTTGGGAAGAATTGAGATTACATAATGCTATACCGTCTTCAATGATGAGTGGGTACTTGGCTGAGAGAATACCTTGAGTGTTTATTTCATTAATAAGGGTTCCGTTTTTGTTAACTAAATAGACACTGTTACCGGTACCTAAGGCGAAGAATCCATTGTAGTAATCTATACTATAAATATTTCCATCAGTATTGATGAGGTTAACTAGGTCTCCTTCTATTGTTTCTATTATGAAAATATTATGAAACGAGGCTCCTATATATCCATCTGGTGTGACTTCCAAGTTTCTTATGAGGAAAAATTCAAAATCGAGGGACGATATTGATTCTTT is a genomic window containing:
- a CDS encoding TldD/PmbA family protein, which encodes MLEEIDSAIKGLENAEVFIYIEKNNNIEIEDNKLVGVKGGVVGAVSVRVERNKRLGIASSTIGTKDLKEIITSLYEEAIKISNLAQEIPWWEGFPSSKCQKVAGIYSPSLENVGIGELEDIAKGIEFKEGYSLSSSISVGSTYWAIANTEGTAFEERSTQASMTVSVSKKEGGYTSKSVWDVFTSHAKLPEPSEVTSKLFEEAAALRIRPKRIEGEKELFFDPRASAELLDFLIEMFMADEVAKGHSPLASSLGKKAFSEKLSVDDHPRLSGGPSSHGCDHEGVRSEPLTLIEKGVVKGFLADLMWGYKLGIEKGRGFREDPFSKPSPTYTNLIVRAGNASEEGVKVLGLTGLHTASPETGYMSVVLSPAFYEGEHVEAVLSANVLDLLNEGLLDTGKEGRWVGSIYTPGLLLRARLT
- a CDS encoding YncE family protein, whose product is MKNLNSLIVILIIASIGFSLNLDLKWMQKVDGTIVSAAVSDSGTLAVLTDRDLVYLFDRYGNFIAKVNVYGDISDIVYNKGLFIVMEPEGDKLWLIYENGSLWKTLTIQDASVYRAETTDYGILLYGSDIKLVDLNGSTKWTITLRYPHEATAGAVRGKYFYYSLLPVGKIYVLDLENGRNVAESSFNLGGRFTAVAMTTCGNYLAVLTLTNLYLMDISKVVPSVVWESSEAGGEPFEKIAFSPDCRYIAVGDVDTGRLKVFDITGKLVFTKVVPNTFFVFWQNNNLFAVTPGEIYAFTVDESALSPPTPSLMGLKVKIEKIIEFSIKESISSLDFEFFLIRNLEVTPDGYIGASFHNIFIIETIEGDLVNLINTDGNIYSIDYYNGFFALGTGNSVYLVNKNGTLINEINTQGILSAKYPLIIEDGIALCNLNSSQKLVKCVKLDYSGTLKWETELNVSTVDGSLTEVFIARSNSNDQFYLFLEVSKDDDSGNAHYYLYLYTVNPRDGKITFKTIIFKNNPKSHHIKRIESCGSYLLTRSYLTRSMIDISDPSHAKVLWEKTFSTPVIDNSHLIDIDKSPWIHMEAFSQDCNYLALLSSSKLLVVNRDGEVLGRVNPVDFGHVAWSGDKIVVASLFGYAKIYKVTPIAASQSELIITSSSSGAEKGIPSVALIGGLASIASRKLLKRRAYNK